A section of the Girardinichthys multiradiatus isolate DD_20200921_A chromosome 5, DD_fGirMul_XY1, whole genome shotgun sequence genome encodes:
- the LOC124868216 gene encoding protein FAM83G: MALSQIQCLDDHHVNWRISESKPEFFYSEDQRLALEVLITKGHDAFTDYVQKHGVREFLSERELERVTRTTEAYRPGYEHHQRLETSGPGNLTPGPVEEAEDEVSLAYWPDRSEASVANLDLGWPEASSYRGVTRVTVYTHPPTEGHTHIKEVVRKSIASAQKVIAVVMDVFTDVDIFRDLLDASYKRKIPVYIILDLAAVPCFLSMCARADMHQGHLKNLRVRCCGGLEFFARSAQKVRGSLNEKFLLVDGDRAISGSYSFTWSSSRLDRNLVTVITGQVVETFDTQFRELYLMSRGVSLNKVPLADEPIPDPLPQAVPAPVPASVARKLINPKYALVTTGTHSPTSSDQNSSKKESNTQNPTGLKVMKGRLKEVVEEAPLHPGLVHLEKANLIPYLPTWPEPDPPSDVIGFINIRDEKRAHQVHLQRSERFEVSQAIRFSAPLTQPVPAEESTANQNKKESQTGKNISGNISPEDSTPVVPAENKLALETAPDEDQNDSTASHQQPIISPLHKPQPQTSTTQPKAAADSQPLDNAGKTPETPAAAPPVPKRRTLQIVIDPVSSEQPSEAQVTLIKMDQVDNLQKEHSQKELAPNRCRLTSKNDGGDSGSNEEGSQDSTKVICDRAVNEDPSSASTASEEEFYNCPQQEASNPLINGGYTGSGRGPSHGDGLNVMARFSQSMLDLRDPGQSEGVASHICQSQQLRRLVHASPHRHIGQLFQTSRSPARDARPRGPKVIIAKPGSFHRPSRNTGLVIGGHRYWQGQLVPPDSAQLRVEGRSGRSPRRHSPSYRKTSPQPTADQMGLFGVSLSKLSSFKNLKGRAGTSQRKASQTNKATR, from the exons ATGGCGCTGTCTCAGATCCAGTGTCTGGACGACCACCACGTCAACTGGCGCATTAGCGAGAGCAAGCCGGAGTTTTTCTACAGCGAGGACCAACGGCTGGCCCTCGAAGTTCTCATCACCAAGGGCCACGATGCGTTCACGGACTACGTCCAGAAGCACGGAGTCCGGGAGTTCCTCTCGGAACGAGAGCTGGAGCGAGTCACGCGCACCACGGAAGCGTACCGACCCGGGTACGAGCACCACCAGAGGCTGGAGACGTCAGGCCCGGGGAACTTGACTCCGGGGCCCGTGGAAGAAGCAGAAGACGAGGTTTCGCTCGCTTATTGGCCGGACCGGTCCGAGGCCTCGGTGGCGAATCTGGACCTCGGATGGCCTGAAGCCAGCTCATACCGAGGGGTCACGCGCGTGACCGTATATACGCATCCTCCCACTGAGGGTCACACGCACATCAAAGAGGTGGTTCGCAAGAGCATTGCATCAGCCCAGAAG gtgatagctgtggtgatggacGTGTTTACAGATGTGGATATCTTTCGAGACCTTCTGGACGCATCCTATAAACGCAAAATCCCTGTGTACATAATCCTGGACTTAGCTGCAGTGCCCTGCTTTCTTTCCATGTGTGCCAGAGCTGATATGCACCAGGGGCACCTAAAG aatcTGCGAGTTCGCTGCTGTGGAGGCTTGGAATTCTTCGCACGATCGGCGCAGAAGGTGCGTGGATCCTTGAACGAGAAGTTTCTCCTTGTAGATGGAGATAGAGCGATCTCTGGCTCATACAG TTTCACTTGGTCCTCATCCCGTCTGGACCGGAACCTCGTCACCGTCATCACCGGGCAGGTAGTGGAGACCTTTGACACGCAGTTTCGGGAACTCTACCTCATGTCCAGAGGAGTGTCCCTCAACAAGGTTCCCTTGGCGGACGAGCCGATCCCTGACCCACTTCCTCAGGCGGTGCCGGCACCTGTCCCGGCGTCTGTGGCGAGGAAGCTCATCAATCCCAAATACGCGCTTGTCACAACGGGAACTCACAGTCCCACCTCCTCTGACCAGAACTCCAGTAAAAAGGAGTCAAATACCCAGAATCCTACCGGGCTGAAAGTGATGAAAGGGCGTCTTAAGGAGGTTGTCGAAGAGGCGCCCTTACATCCAGGGTTAGTCCATCTGGAGAAAGCCAACCTAATCCCGTATCTGCCCACCTGGCCGGAGCCAGACCCCCCGAGTGATGTGATCGGCTTCATCAATATCAGAGATGAAAAGAGGGCCCATCAGGTTCACTTACAGAGGTCGGAAAGGTTCGAGGTTAGTCAGGCTATACGTTTCAGCGCACCACTGACTCAACCAGTGCCGGCTGAGGAATCCACCgcaaatcagaataaaaaagaGTCACAAACGGGAAAAAATATATCTGGGAATATAAGTCCTGAAGATTCGACTCCTGTAGTTCCAGCAGAAAACAAGCTTGCATTAGAAACTGCTCCAGATGAGGACCAAAATGATTCCACGGCTTCCCATCAGCAGCCCATCATATCTCCACTACACAAACCACAACCACAGACGTCTACAACACAACCCAAAGCTGCTGCCGATTCACAGCCTCTGGACAATGCTGGAAAAACTCCAGAAACACCAGCTGCAGCGCCTCCTGTTCCCAAACGCCGCACGCTACAGATAGTCATAGACCCCGTCTCGTCAGAGCAGCCCAGTGAGGCGCAAGTCACCCTGATAAAAATGGACCAGGTGGATAATCTACAGAAGGAGCACTCTCAGAAGGAGCTGGCACCGAACCGTTGCCGGTTAACGTCAAAGAACGATGGCGGAGACTCTGGCAGCAACGAAGAGGGGAGCCAAGACAGCACTAAGGTCATATGCGACCGAGCAGTCAACGAAGACCCCTCAAGTGCATCCACAGCATCAGAGGAGGAGTTCTATAACTGTCCTCAACAGGAGGCCAGCAACCCACTGATCAACGGGGGGTACACCGGATCAGGTAGAGGGCCTTCCCATGGAGACGGACTTAACGTGATGGCCCGCTTCTCTCAAAGCATGCTGGATCTGCGGGATCCCGGCCAGTCAGAGGGCGTTGCTTCCCACATTTGTCAATCCCAGCAACTCCGCAGACTGGTACATGCTTCCCCACACCGGCACATAGGACAG CTGTTTCAGACCTCAAGATCTCCAGCACGTGATGCAAGACCGAGGGGCCCCAAAGTAATAATTGCCAAACCAGGAAGTTTTCACCGCCCTTCTCGAAACACTGGTCTCGTGATCGGCGGACACCGTTACTGGCAGGGGCAGTTGGTACCGCCCGACTCAGCCCAGCTGCGCGTAGAGGGCCGCTCCGGGCGATCGCCCCGAAGACACAGCCCCAGCTACAGGAAGACATCACCGCAGCCAACAGCTGACCAGATGGGGTTGTTCGGAGTATCTCTGTCAAAACTCAGCAGCTTTAAAAATTTGAAAGGGCGAGCTGGAACCTCTCAGAGGAAAGCGTCTCAGACTAATAAAGCTACCAGGTAG